In Pithys albifrons albifrons isolate INPA30051 chromosome 6, PitAlb_v1, whole genome shotgun sequence, a single genomic region encodes these proteins:
- the ERG28 gene encoding ergosterol biosynthetic protein 28 homolog, with amino-acid sequence MSRFLNVLRSWLVMVSVIAAGNTLQSFRNHGFLSEKLYTASPGLVNGLQARTFGVWTLLSSVIRCLCAIDIRNRTLYHITLFTFFLALAHFLSEVFIYHTAALTIGVMAPLMVASFSIMGMLIGLQYLEVEALSQNKKKN; translated from the exons ATGAGCCGGTTCCTGAACGTGCTTCGCAGCTGGCTCGTCATGGTGTCGGTCATCGCCGCCGGCAACACCCTGCAGAGCTTCCGCAATCACGGCTTCCTCTCGGAGAAGCTGTACACCGCCAGCCCCGGCCTCG TGAACGGGCTCCAGGCTCGGACCTTCGGCGTCTGGACTCTGCTGTCATCAGTGATCCGCTGTCTCTGCGCCATTGACATCCGCAACAGGAC CCTTTACCACATCACGCTCTTTACCTTCTTTTTGGCCCTTGCTCACTTCCTCTCTGAGGTCTTCATTTACCACACTGCAGCCTTGACAATTGGAGTTATGGCACCCCTCATGGTAGCAA GTTTCTCTATTATGGGAATGTTGATTGGGCTGCAATACCTGGAGGTAGAAGCGCTGTcacaaaacaagaagaaaaactga